In Paenibacillus sp. 1781tsa1, one DNA window encodes the following:
- a CDS encoding asparagine synthase-related protein — protein MSAIAGIVHNDGQQALWEDSWRLYASLGHVPADTTGVWKGNEAFLSCHAQWITPESVSEKLPLYDEESGLAITADAILDNREQLADQLQISRAELAMLADSELILRAYQRWGDDVAVRLLGDFVFAIWDERNRKLYAARDITGMRAFYYRHDGSRFAFCTLMNPLLGLEGVHKELDETWLSEFLAIPDMHDSADINSTVYRGISQLPSAHTLVFRDGRLELKQYHRWDEVEPLRLKSDGEYVEAFREVFAQAVGSRLRTHRQVAAALSGGLDSGAVVGFASGTLRSQGKRLHAYSYVPVPDFTDYTSKTLLADERPFIRSTINHVGNITENYLDFEGRSPLSEVDTWLDIMEMPYKYFENSFWIRGFYEKASQQDAGILLTGARGNFTISWGPALDYYASLLKSGRWYRWFREMQQYSERTGMPFSRIAKITGKKAYPDWFKAQSKGASQAASVQLIHPDFAQRTGVLERLKSIIVLQGGAQADALKVRAEKFNNLAIANKNGAVATKCSLRYRAWERDPTSDARVIRFCLSVPIEQYVKQGTDRSLIRRATSPELPDKVRLNQRVRGVQPADWLHRIIPNWDAFTAELRALCSDSKVAGILNTERIQSALANFPSPRPELASHPDLRLMMHSLIVYRFIRKF, from the coding sequence ATGAGCGCCATAGCGGGAATTGTTCACAACGATGGTCAGCAGGCGCTATGGGAAGACAGCTGGCGCTTGTATGCAAGCCTGGGGCATGTCCCTGCGGATACGACAGGGGTGTGGAAGGGGAATGAGGCATTTCTTAGCTGCCATGCCCAATGGATTACACCGGAATCGGTTAGCGAGAAATTACCTTTATATGATGAGGAAAGTGGTCTGGCGATCACGGCAGATGCCATTCTGGATAACCGTGAACAACTGGCAGATCAATTACAGATATCCAGAGCTGAACTGGCTATGTTGGCGGATAGTGAACTGATCTTGCGTGCCTATCAGCGCTGGGGAGACGATGTGGCTGTCCGATTGCTGGGTGATTTTGTATTTGCCATCTGGGATGAGCGGAATCGGAAACTATATGCAGCGAGAGACATTACAGGCATGAGGGCTTTTTATTACCGACATGATGGTTCACGTTTTGCTTTCTGCACACTCATGAATCCGTTGCTTGGGCTTGAAGGGGTACATAAAGAACTTGATGAGACTTGGTTATCTGAGTTTCTTGCCATTCCCGACATGCATGATTCAGCAGATATCAATTCGACCGTATATCGGGGGATAAGCCAACTGCCTTCTGCGCATACACTTGTCTTCCGTGACGGAAGGCTGGAGCTGAAACAATATCATCGTTGGGATGAAGTGGAACCTCTACGGCTCAAATCCGACGGTGAATATGTAGAAGCGTTTCGAGAAGTATTCGCTCAGGCAGTCGGATCACGATTGCGCACGCACAGGCAGGTGGCTGCTGCATTAAGTGGAGGACTGGACTCGGGTGCTGTGGTAGGTTTTGCTTCCGGAACACTGAGAAGTCAGGGCAAACGGCTGCATGCCTATAGTTATGTTCCCGTACCAGATTTCACTGATTATACGTCAAAAACGTTGCTGGCCGACGAGAGGCCCTTCATACGTTCCACGATTAATCACGTCGGCAATATCACGGAGAACTACCTTGATTTTGAAGGCAGAAGTCCACTTAGTGAAGTAGATACCTGGCTCGATATTATGGAAATGCCCTATAAATACTTTGAAAATTCATTCTGGATTCGCGGATTCTATGAAAAAGCGAGCCAGCAAGATGCAGGCATCCTGCTCACAGGTGCACGTGGTAATTTCACCATCTCCTGGGGGCCGGCTCTGGATTATTACGCCAGTCTACTGAAAAGTGGCCGCTGGTACCGCTGGTTCCGTGAGATGCAGCAGTATAGTGAACGGACCGGCATGCCCTTCTCCCGTATAGCCAAGATCACTGGGAAAAAGGCATATCCGGATTGGTTCAAGGCTCAGTCCAAAGGAGCCAGTCAGGCCGCATCCGTTCAGTTGATCCATCCTGATTTTGCCCAAAGGACAGGTGTATTGGAACGACTCAAATCCATCATTGTTCTTCAGGGCGGTGCCCAGGCTGATGCACTCAAGGTCCGTGCCGAGAAATTCAATAACCTGGCTATTGCGAACAAAAACGGTGCCGTAGCTACGAAATGTTCTCTCCGTTACCGGGCATGGGAACGTGATCCGACAAGTGATGCCAGAGTCATCCGGTTCTGCTTGTCCGTACCGATTGAGCAATATGTGAAACAAGGGACCGATCGTTCATTAATTCGCCGGGCTACTTCACCGGAGTTGCCTGACAAGGTCAGACTGAATCAGCGAGTACGGGGTGTACAGCCGGCAGATTGGTTACATCGCATCATTCCGAATTGGGATGCCTTTACCGCCGAATTGCGTGCGTTATGTTCTGACAGCAAGGTCGCTGGCATATTAAACACGGAGCGTATCCAATCTGCCCTGGCCAACTTTCCAAGTCCGAGACCAGAGCTTGCTTCACATCCGGATCTGCGATTGATGATGCATAGTCTGATTGTCTATCGGTTCATTCGAAAATTCTGA
- a CDS encoding paeninodin family lasso peptide → MEKKEWQAPALEVLEVNQTMAGTGYRQIDWVTVHDADLYDPTS, encoded by the coding sequence ATGGAAAAAAAGGAATGGCAAGCACCAGCTCTTGAAGTGTTGGAAGTCAATCAAACGATGGCCGGTACTGGCTACAGACAAATTGACTGGGTAACGGTACACGATGCGGACCTGTACGATCCAACTTCCTAA
- a CDS encoding aldolase, with the protein MLLVHYVAYGLRWSSQIRMPELQIAPKHTEADFDEVHVHIESSDLTSLWEDWDVGNHNFVAREGSLFFKIEDTGLFLMEQGKRIVVSPIPGADEKKVRLFILGTCMAVIMMQRGILPLHGSAVVIEGWAYAFVGHSGAGKSTLSAALASRGYPLLTDDVVALTWDAGGRAIVSPGYPQQKLWQPSLDGFGMKEQDYATVHAEITKYAIPVQHYFHEMAVPLGGIFELAPQPEENHTSVQLVEVQGLERLHLLCSHTFRGGLVARQGLAQWLFETASRLSASVEIGRLVRTGAEFTAFEMVDRITDHIRKGVHTGQ; encoded by the coding sequence TTGTTGCTTGTGCATTATGTAGCGTATGGTCTGCGCTGGTCGAGCCAAATTCGAATGCCTGAACTTCAGATCGCACCCAAGCATACGGAGGCTGATTTTGATGAAGTGCATGTACACATCGAGTCTTCAGATTTGACCTCACTGTGGGAGGACTGGGATGTTGGCAACCACAACTTTGTGGCGCGAGAGGGCAGCCTTTTTTTCAAAATCGAAGATACAGGTCTGTTTCTAATGGAGCAAGGAAAGCGCATTGTTGTATCTCCTATACCGGGTGCAGATGAGAAAAAGGTCAGATTATTCATCTTGGGCACATGTATGGCGGTGATTATGATGCAGCGTGGCATCCTTCCATTGCATGGTAGTGCAGTGGTTATTGAGGGCTGGGCTTACGCATTTGTTGGACATTCGGGAGCAGGAAAATCGACACTCTCGGCCGCACTGGCATCACGCGGATATCCGCTTCTCACCGATGATGTCGTTGCACTGACCTGGGATGCCGGGGGAAGAGCCATCGTATCGCCTGGTTATCCACAACAGAAATTGTGGCAGCCCAGTCTGGATGGTTTCGGCATGAAGGAACAGGATTATGCAACGGTTCACGCGGAGATTACGAAGTATGCGATACCTGTTCAACACTATTTTCATGAGATGGCCGTACCACTAGGTGGAATATTCGAACTTGCTCCACAACCGGAGGAGAACCATACGTCTGTTCAACTGGTTGAAGTGCAGGGGTTAGAACGATTGCATCTACTATGCTCGCATACGTTCCGTGGTGGACTCGTTGCAAGACAGGGATTGGCACAGTGGCTATTCGAGACGGCTTCAAGACTTTCAGCAAGTGTGGAGATTGGCAGATTGGTCAGAACAGGTGCTGAGTTTACAGCATTTGAGATGGTAGATCGGATTACAGATCATATACGTAAAGGAGTGCATACAGGACAATGA
- a CDS encoding lasso peptide biosynthesis PqqD family chaperone: MTATTPMNVEDRVTRKEGNLVSDMGSEKVMMSISSGKYYNLGSTGGRIWDLIAEERTLGEVVEVLAAEYEIEPDVCRVQVVQFLEHLSREGLIDVTRGV, from the coding sequence ATGACAGCGACTACGCCGATGAATGTGGAAGACCGGGTAACCCGGAAGGAAGGCAATCTGGTCAGTGATATGGGCAGTGAGAAAGTGATGATGAGCATTAGCTCTGGAAAATACTATAATCTTGGGAGTACCGGTGGACGAATCTGGGATCTGATCGCAGAAGAACGCACGCTGGGTGAAGTAGTTGAGGTGCTTGCTGCGGAGTATGAGATTGAGCCAGATGTATGTCGTGTGCAGGTGGTGCAATTTCTGGAACATCTGTCCCGTGAAGGTTTAATCGACGTTACTCGCGGAGTGTAG
- a CDS encoding lasso peptide biosynthesis B2 protein: protein MLRKIKAYLSLPRAMRRLVWEAYFFLGWARIQKAMPFAKIAPGLGTPMVETPMTGLDRSEVIAIRNISKAISLASKYTLWESRCLVMAIAGMKMLERRKIESTLYMGTARNKQGHMMAHAWLRSGKLIVTGADTMDQYTVVGVFGKRCPEKGSGEIVYDT, encoded by the coding sequence ATGTTGAGAAAAATTAAGGCTTATCTCTCGCTCCCGCGGGCGATGCGTCGACTGGTATGGGAGGCCTATTTCTTCCTTGGCTGGGCACGCATACAGAAGGCTATGCCATTCGCCAAAATCGCGCCAGGGCTGGGCACACCCATGGTTGAAACCCCGATGACGGGACTTGATCGCAGCGAGGTCATCGCTATCCGGAATATTTCCAAAGCGATTTCGCTTGCTAGTAAATATACGTTATGGGAAAGCCGCTGCCTTGTAATGGCGATTGCCGGGATGAAGATGCTTGAGCGACGCAAGATAGAGAGTACGTTATACATGGGGACTGCGCGGAATAAGCAAGGACATATGATGGCTCATGCCTGGCTGCGAAGTGGTAAATTGATCGTGACCGGAGCTGATACTATGGACCAATATACGGTTGTCGGCGTGTTTGGCAAACGGTGTCCGGAGAAGGGATCTGGGGAGATTGTATATGATACATGA
- a CDS encoding nucleotidyltransferase family protein: MIHESELYSSGFPKELKLILSMIRGDLTALSPEELKAGLQGTDWQLFLRLVYHHRLYSVLYLKMKELNTAIIPADVMESLRQQYTANTFRMLHLTAEMEQVCGAFREHGIRNITLKGPALAHDLYGDVSMRTSKDLDILIPFDDVEAAEGILATLGYVSKEGERAPTVRSWKWREHHICYIHPDKRTQVEIHWRLNPDSGKETDFELLWKRSRFSSYTQTPVRMLEQEDLWAYLVTHGARHGWFRLRWLLDIDQMIRSMPLDVKKVERRLKAEGRLSIGSQALHLASDLLNTPLDTEYRSLMSLSDRTGKRLASEGSKFMNDMLESPADMKSYPSYLFKLRSTKQKWFFFIERLYPSTWDVDQLPLPRSLFFLYFPLRPFLWFWRRIKRYTVTERGKV; this comes from the coding sequence ATGATACATGAAAGTGAACTCTATTCATCAGGGTTTCCGAAGGAGCTTAAGCTGATTTTAAGCATGATTAGAGGTGACCTGACGGCTCTATCCCCTGAAGAACTCAAGGCGGGTTTACAAGGAACGGATTGGCAGCTCTTTCTGCGGCTGGTCTATCATCACCGCTTATACTCTGTCCTTTATTTGAAAATGAAAGAATTGAACACTGCAATCATTCCAGCAGATGTTATGGAGAGCCTAAGACAACAATATACGGCCAATACGTTCCGCATGTTACATCTGACAGCTGAGATGGAGCAGGTGTGTGGAGCTTTCCGTGAACACGGCATCCGTAATATTACGCTGAAGGGGCCAGCGCTGGCCCATGATCTATATGGTGATGTATCCATGCGAACCTCCAAAGACCTGGATATCCTGATTCCGTTCGATGATGTGGAAGCGGCTGAAGGCATCCTGGCTACCCTTGGTTACGTATCCAAGGAAGGGGAGCGGGCACCTACGGTTCGCAGCTGGAAATGGCGGGAACATCATATCTGTTACATCCATCCCGACAAAAGGACTCAAGTGGAGATCCATTGGCGTCTGAACCCGGATTCGGGCAAAGAAACCGATTTTGAATTGCTGTGGAAACGGAGCCGGTTCAGTTCATACACACAGACCCCTGTCCGTATGCTTGAACAAGAAGATCTCTGGGCTTATTTGGTAACCCATGGAGCACGTCATGGCTGGTTCAGACTGCGCTGGTTACTGGATATCGATCAGATGATTCGAAGCATGCCACTTGATGTGAAGAAAGTAGAAAGGCGCCTGAAAGCGGAGGGCCGTTTATCCATTGGTTCACAGGCACTTCACTTGGCCTCAGATCTGCTGAACACGCCACTGGATACTGAGTACAGGTCCTTGATGTCCTTGAGTGATCGTACAGGCAAACGATTAGCGAGTGAAGGCTCAAAGTTCATGAACGATATGTTGGAGAGTCCGGCTGATATGAAATCTTATCCATCGTATCTGTTTAAACTTCGAAGTACGAAACAGAAATGGTTTTTCTTTATTGAACGTTTATATCCAAGTACATGGGATGTGGATCAACTGCCGCTTCCACGTTCTTTGTTTTTTCTGTACTTTCCGTTACGTCCGTTTCTCTGGTTCTGGCGGCGAATTAAAAGGTATACGGTGACGGAGAGGGGTAAAGTATGA
- a CDS encoding ABC transporter ATP-binding protein — translation MSELKYFMRRLHHVTGPILYWNLLGMICISLMEGIGIYMLVPMLSLIGIFEMGSTGLNIPWIGEVLNRFSENSQLLLVLFTFVLIVSGQAWMQRLQTIRNTRIQQQFVRTLRMETYGAIIMAQWSFFLQKRKSDFNHILTTELARVSQGTSIVLQMTASLIFTGIQIGLAFWLSAKLTALVLVCGLVLFIVLRKFVKRAKQIGDQTSEFSQSYYNGITEHFNGIKDIKSNMLEQSHMNWFERMCRQIERNVIQFSQLNSGTQLIHRMSAAIIIAAFIYLSLRVMTVPPASLLLIILIFSRLWPRFTAIQSNLEYISSMLPAFRVVRELQAQTAKSREISEEVASAGETGSHVIQPMVLQESITCEDVCYRYEGSDTYSLRNVQASIPARGMTAIVGKSGAGKSTLIDLIMGLVRPESGRILIDGVPLSEERLLSWRSSIGYVSQDPFLFHTSIRENLRLVDPNASEEEMWQALQFSSSAAFVRKLPQGLDTIIGDRGIRLSGGERQRLVLARAMLRNPSVLVLDEATSALDSENEQYIHEALERLKGHVTIIVIAHRLSTIRTADRVIVLDEGRVIQEGGYQQLSTDPVGTFSKLLNMQAGVVGQ, via the coding sequence ATCTCGGAATTAAAGTATTTCATGCGGAGATTGCATCATGTCACGGGGCCCATTTTATATTGGAATCTGCTAGGGATGATCTGTATCAGTCTTATGGAAGGGATCGGCATCTACATGCTTGTTCCGATGCTGAGTCTGATCGGCATATTTGAGATGGGCTCCACAGGGTTGAACATTCCCTGGATTGGAGAAGTGTTGAATCGTTTTTCTGAGAATAGCCAATTGTTACTCGTATTGTTCACCTTTGTGTTGATTGTCTCCGGACAGGCTTGGATGCAGCGTCTTCAGACGATCCGTAATACTCGAATCCAGCAGCAATTTGTACGAACGCTGCGTATGGAAACCTATGGTGCCATTATTATGGCGCAATGGTCATTTTTTCTCCAAAAACGAAAATCCGATTTTAACCATATATTAACGACTGAGCTTGCACGTGTGAGCCAAGGCACGAGCATTGTGCTGCAAATGACAGCTTCCCTGATCTTTACGGGCATACAGATTGGTCTAGCTTTCTGGTTGTCCGCCAAATTGACAGCACTTGTGTTGGTCTGTGGATTGGTACTCTTTATCGTTTTGAGAAAATTCGTCAAGCGGGCCAAGCAGATCGGAGATCAGACTTCTGAGTTTTCGCAAAGTTATTATAATGGCATAACCGAGCATTTCAACGGAATTAAGGATATTAAGAGCAACATGCTTGAGCAATCACACATGAACTGGTTCGAGCGCATGTGCAGACAGATTGAACGTAATGTCATTCAGTTTAGCCAACTGAACAGTGGAACACAGTTGATTCATCGGATGTCCGCGGCGATCATTATTGCGGCATTCATCTATCTTTCTCTCCGTGTTATGACGGTGCCACCCGCAAGTCTGCTGCTCATTATCCTTATCTTTTCTCGCTTATGGCCTAGATTTACAGCGATTCAGTCCAATCTGGAGTACATCAGCTCCATGCTGCCTGCGTTCCGTGTGGTAAGAGAACTGCAAGCTCAGACGGCGAAGAGTCGTGAGATCAGTGAAGAAGTGGCTTCAGCGGGAGAGACAGGGTCTCATGTGATTCAACCAATGGTACTTCAAGAATCGATTACATGTGAGGATGTCTGCTATCGTTATGAGGGAAGTGATACGTACTCATTGAGGAATGTGCAGGCTTCGATTCCCGCAAGGGGCATGACCGCGATTGTGGGTAAATCCGGAGCAGGCAAGAGCACACTAATAGATCTGATTATGGGCCTTGTAAGACCAGAGAGCGGTCGTATTCTGATTGACGGTGTTCCCCTGTCAGAAGAACGTTTATTAAGCTGGAGAAGTTCTATCGGATATGTCTCCCAGGACCCCTTCCTGTTTCATACCAGTATTCGTGAGAATCTGCGTCTGGTTGATCCCAATGCAAGTGAAGAAGAGATGTGGCAGGCTTTGCAGTTTTCCTCCTCTGCGGCTTTTGTGCGGAAGCTGCCTCAGGGTCTGGATACGATTATTGGTGATCGGGGTATTCGTCTATCCGGGGGCGAACGTCAGCGATTAGTGCTTGCCCGGGCCATGCTGCGGAATCCTTCGGTATTGGTACTGGATGAAGCAACAAGTGCGCTTGACAGTGAGAATGAACAGTACATTCATGAGGCGCTGGAAAGGCTGAAAGGACATGTGACCATTATCGTGATTGCACACCGTTTGTCTACGATTCGGACAGCGGATCGTGTCATTGTGCTCGATGAAGGTCGGGTGATTCAAGAGGGCGGGTACCAGCAGTTATCTACTGATCCGGTAGGGACGTTCAGTAAACTTCTTAATATGCAAGCGGGTGTTGTGGGGCAGTAA
- the cysC gene encoding adenylyl-sulfate kinase: MAKEDRNITWQSSSINRQDREKHNGHRSRAIWFTGLSGAGKSSLAFALEQYLYDQGVRCYVLDGDNVRHGLNRDLGFTTGDRQENLRRIGEVSKLMVDAGLFVLSAFISPHEQDREMVRQLFEPDDFIEIYVRCSIQECERRDPKGLYKKARNGDIPHFTGISAPYDVPKSPSFIIDTEQSSIEEAVQEIVQHLEQIGALQLPIPSNTALVH, encoded by the coding sequence ATGGCGAAGGAAGATCGCAATATAACCTGGCAATCATCCAGCATCAACAGACAGGACCGGGAGAAACATAATGGGCACCGTAGTCGTGCCATCTGGTTTACCGGGTTATCAGGTGCAGGAAAGTCATCCCTTGCATTTGCCCTGGAGCAGTATCTCTACGACCAAGGCGTACGCTGTTATGTTCTGGACGGGGATAATGTACGTCATGGACTGAACCGTGATCTCGGTTTTACAACAGGGGATCGTCAAGAAAATTTGCGGCGAATTGGCGAAGTATCCAAGTTAATGGTAGATGCCGGGTTGTTTGTCCTTTCGGCGTTTATCTCTCCTCATGAACAGGATCGGGAGATGGTCAGACAGTTATTTGAACCAGATGATTTTATTGAAATCTATGTGCGCTGTTCAATTCAAGAATGTGAGCGGCGTGATCCTAAGGGTCTATACAAAAAAGCACGTAACGGTGATATCCCGCATTTCACAGGCATTTCGGCCCCCTATGATGTACCAAAATCTCCTTCATTCATCATTGATACAGAGCAATCGTCCATTGAGGAAGCGGTGCAAGAGATCGTACAACATTTGGAACAGATTGGCGCTCTCCAGCTTCCGATCCCTTCCAATACAGCATTGGTTCATTAA
- the pdaA gene encoding delta-lactam-biosynthetic de-N-acetylase yields MKRMVLYILVALLSISMVPAQTEASPVTGAYHFGFKKSQNGQLPSIDQEGFKSILQHNDAIFLGDTKQKELYLTFDNGYENGFTPAILDVLRTKKVPAAFFVTGHYLKDQPELVKRMAAEGHIVGNHSWSHPDMTRISNEKLRVELEKVKSEVNRLTGQQATFLRPPRGIFNNRTLAESHAQGYVNVFWSVAYKDWDTNVQRGAQYAHQEVLKQLHPGAVILLHSVSKDNTEALASIIDEARKQGYVFKSLEDLRTKNY; encoded by the coding sequence ATGAAGCGAATGGTTCTATATATACTGGTGGCACTGTTATCCATCAGTATGGTACCGGCACAGACTGAAGCATCACCGGTTACCGGAGCATATCACTTTGGCTTCAAAAAAAGTCAAAATGGTCAGCTGCCCTCCATTGATCAGGAAGGCTTCAAATCGATCTTACAACATAACGATGCCATTTTCCTGGGGGATACGAAGCAAAAGGAGTTGTATCTCACGTTTGATAACGGGTATGAGAATGGATTCACGCCTGCCATACTGGATGTTTTGCGTACCAAGAAGGTCCCAGCTGCTTTCTTTGTAACAGGTCATTATCTCAAAGATCAGCCCGAGTTGGTCAAACGCATGGCGGCTGAAGGTCATATCGTCGGTAATCATTCATGGAGTCATCCTGATATGACCCGTATCTCCAATGAAAAACTTAGAGTGGAACTGGAGAAGGTCAAGTCGGAGGTGAATCGTCTGACTGGTCAACAAGCGACCTTTTTACGCCCACCGCGCGGAATCTTTAACAATCGCACGCTTGCGGAGAGTCATGCTCAGGGTTATGTGAATGTGTTCTGGTCTGTTGCTTATAAAGACTGGGATACCAATGTGCAACGTGGTGCACAATATGCTCATCAGGAGGTACTGAAGCAACTTCATCCGGGGGCTGTCATTTTGCTTCATTCGGTATCCAAAGACAACACGGAAGCACTGGCTTCCATTATTGATGAGGCACGTAAACAAGGGTATGTATTTAAAAGTTTGGAAGATTTGCGGACCAAAAATTATTGA
- a CDS encoding DegV family protein has translation MSRIKIFADSTSDLAPEWIQQHDIGIIPLYVVFGEESLKDGAEIKPEQLYERVSQDGRLPKTAAPSPADFMTAFQPYIDQGDEILYISLSSELSSTYQNARLASSEFPEGRISVIDSQNLSSGIALMVMKAVSAADKGKNLTQITHLIEAMKPNVRTEFVIDTLEYLHKGGRCSGMQNLIGSLLKIRPVIRVTDGKMAPAYKVRGKREKVLEQMLNNTLSQKDQIDPDLLIVVHTMAEEDALDLQKSLQEQTGARVELTTAGCVICSHCGPKTIGIIYNTVL, from the coding sequence ATGTCACGAATCAAAATTTTTGCGGACAGCACAAGTGATCTGGCTCCAGAATGGATCCAGCAGCACGATATCGGCATCATCCCTTTATATGTGGTGTTCGGTGAAGAATCACTGAAAGACGGTGCAGAGATTAAGCCTGAACAGCTATATGAACGTGTCAGCCAAGATGGGCGTCTTCCCAAAACAGCTGCACCTTCCCCCGCTGATTTCATGACGGCATTTCAACCTTACATAGATCAAGGGGATGAGATTCTTTATATCAGCTTATCTTCTGAACTTTCCTCTACCTATCAAAATGCACGACTAGCGAGCTCCGAATTCCCGGAAGGTCGAATATCGGTCATTGACTCACAGAATCTCTCATCAGGAATTGCGCTGATGGTGATGAAAGCTGTATCTGCTGCCGATAAAGGAAAAAACCTGACTCAGATTACACACCTGATTGAGGCGATGAAACCAAATGTACGCACCGAATTTGTCATCGATACCCTGGAGTATCTGCATAAAGGCGGACGCTGTTCGGGCATGCAGAACCTGATTGGCAGCCTGCTCAAGATCCGTCCTGTCATCCGGGTAACGGATGGTAAGATGGCACCTGCCTATAAAGTGCGCGGTAAACGGGAGAAAGTGCTGGAACAAATGCTGAATAATACGCTCAGCCAGAAGGATCAGATCGATCCGGACCTGCTGATCGTTGTGCACACCATGGCCGAAGAGGATGCGCTGGACTTGCAGAAGTCTTTGCAGGAACAGACAGGTGCTCGAGTGGAACTAACCACTGCTGGGTGTGTAATATGCAGTCACTGCGGCCCAAAAACGATTGGAATCATCTATAACACTGTTTTATAG
- a CDS encoding DUF423 domain-containing protein, giving the protein MQRRWMMLGAVMTMLSVAIGAFGAHMLKDTIGPAAIATYETGVQYHMIHALGLLIIGLTAGQLGASTKLKWAARLLFIGIIVFSGSLYVLSISGIKILGAITPIGGVAFIAGWLLLALDVWQRGKDRS; this is encoded by the coding sequence ATGCAACGAAGATGGATGATGCTTGGAGCTGTAATGACCATGCTATCGGTGGCGATCGGCGCGTTTGGTGCTCACATGCTCAAGGATACGATTGGGCCAGCGGCCATAGCTACATATGAGACGGGTGTACAATATCACATGATTCATGCATTGGGTTTGCTCATTATTGGCTTGACGGCTGGTCAGCTTGGGGCATCGACGAAACTAAAGTGGGCAGCACGTTTGTTGTTTATCGGCATTATCGTGTTCTCGGGTAGTTTGTATGTGCTTAGTATTTCTGGTATCAAGATTCTAGGAGCCATCACACCCATTGGTGGGGTAGCCTTCATTGCCGGATGGTTGTTATTGGCATTAGATGTATGGCAGCGAGGTAAGGATCGCTCCTGA
- a CDS encoding YunC family protein, with product MVTMEPIVVGEHVLVGVEVKLPKTTLLTINTSKGYIMCGALDVGLLNEKLGDRKIIAARAVGVRTLEQLLHAPMESVTTEAEAMGITVGMTGVEALLKMI from the coding sequence ATGGTGACGATGGAGCCCATTGTAGTTGGAGAGCATGTATTGGTTGGGGTAGAAGTCAAGCTGCCCAAAACAACGTTGTTGACCATTAACACATCCAAAGGATATATCATGTGCGGAGCACTCGATGTGGGATTACTTAATGAGAAGCTCGGGGATCGCAAAATTATTGCGGCTCGGGCGGTTGGTGTGCGTACACTGGAGCAATTGCTGCATGCACCTATGGAGTCGGTGACAACAGAGGCCGAGGCTATGGGCATTACGGTTGGCATGACGGGTGTAGAGGCTTTGTTGAAAATGATCTAA